In Phreatobacter aquaticus, a single genomic region encodes these proteins:
- a CDS encoding ABC transporter ATP-binding protein has product MSGVVIKGVSRTFPGVNGGAPIQALAPVDLTVADGEFVAILGPSGCGKSTLLRAVAGLDTPTTGTITLDGQAVSEPGRDRGMVFQSYTLFPWLTIVENIEFGPRESGMAPAARRAIAEKLMAQVGLTQFANHYPKQLSGGMQQRAALARALANDPKVLLLDEPFGALDHQTRSLMQELLLSIWEQHRKTILFVTHDIEEAVFMANRVLVMSARPGRFKSEVTVPFAHPRSYKIKTTPEFAALEEKLTEDIRGETMMAVSSGL; this is encoded by the coding sequence ATGAGCGGCGTCGTCATCAAAGGCGTTTCCCGCACCTTTCCGGGCGTCAATGGCGGGGCGCCGATCCAGGCACTTGCGCCCGTCGACCTGACGGTTGCCGATGGCGAGTTCGTGGCGATCCTCGGCCCCTCCGGCTGCGGCAAGTCCACGCTGCTGCGCGCGGTCGCCGGCCTCGATACGCCGACTACCGGCACCATCACGCTCGACGGGCAGGCTGTCAGCGAGCCCGGCCGCGACCGTGGCATGGTGTTCCAGAGCTACACGCTGTTTCCCTGGCTCACGATCGTCGAGAATATCGAGTTCGGGCCACGCGAGAGCGGCATGGCCCCGGCGGCACGGCGCGCCATCGCCGAGAAGCTGATGGCGCAGGTCGGGCTCACCCAGTTCGCCAACCATTATCCGAAGCAATTGTCGGGCGGCATGCAGCAGCGCGCGGCGCTCGCCCGCGCGCTCGCCAACGACCCGAAGGTGCTTCTTCTCGATGAGCCCTTCGGCGCGCTCGACCACCAGACCCGTTCGCTGATGCAGGAATTGCTGCTGTCGATCTGGGAGCAACACCGCAAGACGATCCTGTTCGTCACCCACGATATCGAGGAGGCCGTGTTCATGGCCAACCGCGTGCTGGTGATGAGCGCGCGTCCTGGCCGGTTCAAGAGCGAGGTGACCGTGCCCTTCGCCCATCCGCGCTCGTACAAGATCAAGACGACGCCGGAATTTGCCGCGCTGGAAGAGAAGCTCACCGAGGACATTCGCGGCGAGACCATGATGGCGGTGTCGAGCGGGTTGTGA
- a CDS encoding ABC transporter permease — translation MRPLQPVSSSAKVVLGISFFVLFFAVWAFFTLGGFVPKIFLADPITMVREGIELITKHGFLADIGVTVWRVVGGFVVAALVAVPIGLAMGAYKPVEAFFEPFVSFARYLPASAFIPLLILWAGVGETQKLLVIFVGSVFQIILMVAGAVGSIRRDLVEAALTLGARDRGIVGRVLVPYAAPQIAEILRLVLGWAWTYVIVAELIGSSSGIGHMIIESQALLATGQMIFGIIIIGVIGLISDFLFKAINARLFPWSAL, via the coding sequence ATGAGACCGCTCCAACCCGTCTCCTCCTCTGCCAAGGTCGTGCTCGGCATATCGTTCTTCGTGCTGTTCTTCGCGGTCTGGGCCTTCTTCACGCTCGGCGGCTTCGTGCCGAAGATCTTCCTCGCCGACCCGATCACCATGGTGCGCGAGGGCATCGAGCTGATCACCAAGCACGGGTTCCTCGCCGATATCGGCGTCACCGTCTGGCGTGTAGTCGGCGGGTTCGTTGTTGCTGCGCTGGTGGCTGTCCCCATCGGGCTTGCCATGGGCGCCTACAAGCCGGTGGAAGCCTTCTTCGAGCCTTTCGTATCCTTTGCCCGCTACCTGCCGGCTTCCGCCTTCATTCCCCTGCTGATCCTGTGGGCCGGCGTCGGCGAGACGCAGAAGCTGCTCGTCATCTTCGTCGGCTCGGTGTTCCAGATCATCCTGATGGTGGCGGGTGCTGTCGGCTCGATCCGGCGGGATCTGGTGGAAGCGGCGCTGACGCTCGGCGCACGCGACCGGGGCATTGTCGGCCGCGTGCTGGTGCCCTATGCCGCGCCGCAGATCGCCGAGATCCTGCGGCTAGTGCTCGGCTGGGCCTGGACCTATGTCATCGTTGCCGAGCTCATCGGCTCGTCGTCGGGCATCGGCCACATGATCATCGAAAGCCAGGCGCTTCTGGCCACGGGTCAAATGATCTTCGGCATCATCATCATCGGGGTGATCGGGCTCATATCCGACTTCCTGTTCAAGGCGATCAACGCCCGGCTGTTCCCGTGGAGCGCGCTATGA
- a CDS encoding ABC transporter substrate-binding protein: MSSLTLSRRLIAGAALLAGLALGAPAQAQTKVAIGISGWTGFAPLTLAKEAGIFARNGLDVTIRKIPQASRHLAIASGDIQCAATTVETWISWNASGIATTQLFQLDKSYGADGMVTRGSINSIRDLRGRTVAASAPGTSPYFALAWFLKENGLSVRDVTVVNMEPGPAAQAFVAGQNDAAMTYEPYLSSVRAAPQAGKIIATTLDYPMVMDTFGCTPAFIQANEAAVRAIVKSYFEALEMIKTNQAEAYRIMGADVRQTAEQFGNSAQYLRWQDQAANRTFFAGEWRAFTEKAADLLLEIGVIRQKPNFDTMVDTRFIQ; this comes from the coding sequence ATGTCGTCTCTCACCCTGTCGCGCCGCCTGATTGCCGGCGCCGCCCTGCTGGCCGGCCTTGCCCTCGGCGCTCCCGCCCAGGCCCAGACCAAGGTTGCCATCGGCATTTCCGGCTGGACCGGCTTTGCGCCGCTCACACTCGCCAAGGAAGCCGGCATCTTCGCCCGCAACGGCCTCGACGTGACGATCCGCAAGATTCCGCAGGCGAGCCGCCACCTGGCGATCGCCTCCGGCGACATCCAGTGCGCAGCGACCACGGTCGAGACCTGGATCTCGTGGAATGCCAGCGGCATCGCCACCACCCAGCTGTTCCAGCTCGACAAGAGCTATGGCGCCGACGGCATGGTGACCCGCGGTTCGATCAATTCGATCCGCGACCTGCGCGGCCGCACGGTGGCCGCCTCGGCGCCGGGCACCTCGCCCTATTTCGCGCTGGCCTGGTTCCTCAAGGAAAACGGCCTGTCGGTGCGCGACGTGACCGTCGTCAACATGGAGCCGGGTCCGGCGGCCCAGGCCTTCGTGGCCGGTCAGAACGACGCGGCCATGACCTATGAGCCCTATCTCTCCTCAGTGCGTGCCGCCCCGCAGGCCGGCAAGATCATCGCGACCACGCTCGACTATCCGATGGTGATGGACACGTTCGGCTGCACGCCAGCCTTCATCCAGGCCAATGAGGCGGCTGTGCGCGCCATCGTGAAGAGCTATTTCGAGGCTCTCGAGATGATCAAGACCAACCAGGCCGAGGCCTACCGGATCATGGGCGCCGATGTCCGCCAGACCGCCGAACAGTTCGGCAATTCCGCGCAGTACCTGCGCTGGCAGGACCAGGCCGCCAACCGCACCTTCTTCGCCGGCGAGTGGCGCGCCTTCACCGAGAAGGCCGCCGACCTGCTGCTGGAGATCGGCGTGATCCGGCAGAAGCCGAATTTCGACACGATGGTCGACACGCGGTTCATCCAGTAA
- the hydA gene encoding dihydropyrimidinase, whose translation MSDLDLAIRGGTVITASDTIRCDVGIRNGRVALLAEAITDAKKTIDASGLYVMPGGIDSHVHLDQDSGPDITMADGFETGSRSAAAGGNTTIIPFALQVKGSSLRGCVSDYHAKAEGKSLIDYGFHLIVSDPTPTVLNQELPALFADGCTSFKVFMTYDDLVLNDRQLLEVFSVARREQALVMVHAEGYDTIKFMTETLEAAGKTAPYYHGVSRPEVIEREASHRAISHAELIDVPIMIVHVSGREAMEQIRWAKQRGLKVYAETCPQYITLTADDMKGANMDMSGAKYVCSPPPRDTDSQKAIWEGLSQGVFHTFSSDHCPFFYDSPRGKLSPKGQTSFKYVPNGIPGVETRMPILWSEGVAKGRISANEFVALTSTNHAKIYGLYPKKGTIAVGSDADIVLWDPNRKEVLRQEILHHGSDYTPWEGFAVTGYPVMTIARGRVIVEDGKVLGKPGDGQFLKRDKSPYAVPAGA comes from the coding sequence ATGTCCGATCTCGATCTCGCCATCCGTGGTGGCACCGTCATCACCGCCTCGGACACGATCCGCTGCGATGTCGGCATCCGCAATGGCCGGGTGGCCCTGCTGGCCGAAGCCATCACCGATGCGAAGAAGACGATCGATGCATCGGGCCTCTACGTCATGCCGGGCGGCATCGACAGCCATGTCCATCTCGACCAGGATTCCGGCCCCGACATCACCATGGCCGACGGGTTCGAGACCGGGTCGCGGTCGGCGGCTGCCGGCGGCAACACGACGATCATTCCCTTCGCACTACAGGTGAAAGGCTCGTCGCTGCGCGGCTGCGTCAGCGACTATCACGCCAAGGCCGAGGGCAAGTCGCTGATCGACTATGGCTTCCACCTGATCGTCTCGGACCCGACGCCGACCGTGCTGAACCAGGAACTGCCGGCCCTGTTTGCCGATGGCTGCACCTCGTTCAAGGTGTTCATGACCTATGACGATCTGGTGCTGAACGATCGTCAGCTCCTGGAAGTGTTCTCGGTCGCCCGGCGCGAGCAGGCGCTCGTCATGGTCCATGCCGAGGGCTACGACACGATCAAGTTCATGACCGAGACGCTGGAGGCCGCCGGCAAGACGGCGCCCTACTACCACGGCGTGTCGCGCCCCGAGGTGATCGAGCGCGAGGCCTCGCACCGCGCCATCAGCCATGCCGAACTGATCGACGTGCCGATCATGATCGTCCACGTCTCCGGCCGCGAGGCGATGGAGCAGATCCGCTGGGCGAAGCAGCGCGGGCTCAAGGTCTATGCCGAGACCTGCCCGCAATATATCACGCTGACCGCCGACGACATGAAGGGCGCCAACATGGACATGTCGGGCGCCAAATATGTCTGCTCGCCGCCGCCGCGCGACACCGACAGCCAGAAGGCGATCTGGGAAGGCCTGAGCCAGGGCGTGTTCCACACCTTCTCGTCCGACCATTGCCCGTTCTTCTACGACAGCCCGCGCGGCAAGCTCAGCCCCAAGGGTCAGACCTCTTTCAAGTACGTGCCGAACGGCATTCCCGGCGTCGAGACGCGCATGCCGATCCTGTGGTCGGAGGGCGTGGCCAAGGGCCGCATCTCTGCGAACGAGTTCGTGGCGCTGACCTCGACCAATCACGCCAAGATCTACGGCCTCTATCCGAAGAAGGGCACGATCGCGGTCGGCTCGGACGCCGACATCGTGCTGTGGGATCCGAACCGCAAGGAAGTGCTGCGCCAGGAGATCCTGCACCATGGCTCGGACTACACGCCGTGGGAGGGCTTCGCTGTCACCGGCTATCCCGTCATGACGATCGCCCGCGGCCGGGTGATCGTCGAGGACGGCAAGGTGCTGGGCAAGCCCGGCGATGGCCAGTTCCTCAAGCGCGACAAGAGCCCCTATGCCGTGCCGGCTGGGGCGTGA
- a CDS encoding Zn-ribbon domain-containing OB-fold protein, whose protein sequence is MSGVALFRCRSCGHHWQFRRALCPACAEADPEPVEAEGHGTVWSVTVVHRAPTPELDVPSGYGIALVTLDEGARVMARAPTELATGMRVLVHARDGLLFASRA, encoded by the coding sequence ATGAGCGGCGTTGCCTTGTTCCGTTGCAGGTCCTGCGGCCATCACTGGCAGTTCCGCCGCGCGCTCTGCCCTGCCTGCGCCGAAGCCGACCCCGAGCCGGTCGAGGCGGAAGGACACGGCACGGTCTGGTCGGTGACGGTGGTCCATCGTGCGCCGACGCCGGAGCTCGACGTTCCTAGCGGCTATGGCATCGCTCTGGTCACGCTTGACGAGGGCGCGCGGGTGATGGCGCGGGCGCCGACCGAGCTTGCGACCGGCATGCGGGTGCTGGTCCATGCGCGCGACGGTCTGCTCTTTGCATCGCGGGCTTGA
- a CDS encoding thiolase family protein has protein sequence MAYLTGVGLTAFGKHPGKGPVDLMEEAALDALADSGLPRDAIDGLISGYAMTYPHLMMGAVMCERLGIRPHHAHQAQCGGATGAMAIVLARHLIAAGACRHVLVLGGENRLTGQSRDDSVKALATVGHPEHEVPLGASIPAYYALLAARYLHETGATEAELAELAVLMRRHAMDHPGAQLRKPLTVEDVMASKPVSTPLKFGDCCPISDGGAAVIVSVEPLSKAAIRLAGWGEAHTHQHVSEIPDDLGLGAKIAAAQAFDIAGRTPADMRLLGLYDSFTPTLAIFLEALGFAAPGGAGRAAREGLFAKDGPLPLNLHGGLLSYGHPGVAGFMAHVVEVVRQMRGEAGSRQVADAPLAYCHADGGVLSSHVGFVLERVA, from the coding sequence ATGGCCTATCTCACCGGCGTCGGGCTCACCGCCTTCGGCAAGCATCCGGGCAAGGGGCCGGTCGACCTGATGGAGGAGGCGGCGCTGGATGCGCTCGCCGATTCCGGCCTGCCGCGCGATGCCATCGACGGGCTGATCTCCGGGTACGCCATGACCTATCCCCACCTGATGATGGGGGCCGTGATGTGCGAGCGGCTCGGCATCCGCCCGCACCATGCCCATCAGGCGCAATGCGGTGGGGCAACCGGCGCCATGGCCATCGTGCTGGCACGCCATCTGATTGCGGCGGGCGCCTGTCGCCATGTGCTTGTTCTGGGCGGCGAGAACCGGCTGACCGGCCAGAGCCGCGACGATTCCGTGAAGGCTCTGGCGACAGTCGGCCATCCCGAGCATGAGGTGCCGCTCGGCGCGTCGATCCCGGCCTACTATGCGCTGCTCGCCGCCCGCTATCTGCACGAGACCGGGGCGACCGAAGCCGAACTGGCGGAACTTGCGGTGTTGATGCGCCGCCATGCGATGGACCATCCTGGCGCGCAGTTGAGAAAGCCGCTGACGGTCGAAGACGTGATGGCGTCGAAGCCGGTCTCGACGCCGCTCAAGTTCGGCGATTGCTGCCCGATCAGCGATGGCGGTGCTGCCGTGATCGTCTCCGTCGAGCCGCTTTCGAAGGCGGCGATCCGGCTCGCCGGCTGGGGCGAGGCCCACACGCACCAGCATGTGTCGGAGATCCCCGACGATCTCGGCCTCGGCGCGAAGATTGCCGCAGCCCAGGCCTTCGACATCGCGGGGCGGACGCCGGCCGATATGCGGCTGCTCGGCCTCTATGACAGTTTCACGCCGACGCTGGCGATCTTCCTCGAGGCGCTGGGCTTTGCGGCGCCCGGCGGAGCGGGGAGGGCCGCGCGCGAGGGCCTGTTCGCAAAAGACGGGCCGCTGCCGCTCAACCTGCATGGCGGTCTGCTCTCCTATGGCCATCCGGGCGTTGCCGGGTTCATGGCGCATGTGGTCGAGGTGGTCAGGCAGATGCGCGGCGAGGCCGGATCGCGGCAGGTGGCGGATGCGCCGCTCGCCTATTGCCATGCCGATGGCGGGGTTCTCTCCAGCCATGTGGGCTTCGTGCTGGAGCGGGTGGCATGA
- a CDS encoding alcohol dehydrogenase — protein sequence MSALAQSQSATTSSWRLNVSCEALVPTEEARPVPQGREVLMKVTHCGVCHSDLHIREGKYNIGGGKSLDLVQRGLKLPLTLGHEILGTVEAVGPDVTTVKAGQRRLVHTWVGCGECELCASGDENLCAKPRFHGVQARGGFADHVLVPDEKFLVDVDGLDPAVAATYACSGVTIYSAIQKILPHRDGEKVAVFGCGGLGQTALQLLKALGVGPVIAVDPSPEKRKQAEAIGVAATLDPNAPDAAKQLAAFADGKLAASLDFVGSEDTSALAINAVRKGGVVILVGLYGGELRYALPFFPMRALTVRGSYVGSLKELKEFIALARKVNLPSIPIEKRPMNQVNQALDDLAAGKVAGRIVLEA from the coding sequence ATGTCCGCCCTCGCCCAGAGCCAGTCCGCGACCACCTCGTCCTGGCGTCTCAATGTGTCCTGCGAGGCGCTGGTGCCGACGGAAGAAGCGCGTCCGGTGCCGCAGGGCCGGGAAGTGCTGATGAAGGTGACCCATTGCGGCGTCTGCCATTCCGACCTGCATATCCGCGAGGGCAAGTACAATATCGGCGGTGGCAAGAGCCTCGATCTGGTTCAGCGCGGCCTCAAGCTGCCGCTCACCCTCGGCCATGAGATCCTCGGTACGGTTGAGGCGGTTGGCCCCGATGTCACGACGGTCAAGGCCGGGCAGCGGCGGCTGGTCCACACATGGGTCGGCTGCGGCGAATGCGAACTCTGCGCCTCCGGCGATGAGAACCTCTGCGCCAAACCGCGCTTTCACGGCGTTCAGGCGCGCGGCGGCTTTGCCGACCATGTGCTGGTGCCCGACGAGAAATTCCTGGTCGATGTCGACGGCCTCGATCCGGCGGTGGCCGCGACCTATGCCTGTTCGGGCGTCACCATCTATTCGGCCATCCAGAAGATCCTGCCGCACCGTGACGGCGAGAAGGTTGCCGTATTCGGCTGCGGCGGTCTCGGCCAGACGGCGCTCCAGCTCCTGAAGGCGCTGGGCGTCGGACCGGTGATCGCGGTCGATCCCTCGCCGGAGAAGCGCAAGCAGGCGGAGGCCATCGGCGTTGCCGCGACGCTGGATCCGAATGCGCCGGATGCCGCCAAGCAGCTTGCCGCCTTCGCTGACGGCAAGCTCGCGGCTTCGCTCGATTTCGTCGGCAGCGAGGACACCTCCGCGCTGGCGATCAATGCCGTGCGCAAGGGCGGCGTGGTGATCCTGGTCGGGCTTTACGGCGGCGAGTTGCGCTATGCGCTGCCATTCTTCCCGATGCGTGCGCTGACCGTGCGCGGCTCCTATGTCGGTTCGCTCAAGGAGCTGAAGGAGTTCATCGCGCTTGCCCGCAAGGTGAACCTGCCGTCGATCCCGATCGAGAAGCGGCCGATGAACCAGGTCAATCAGGCGCTTGACGATCTCGCCGCCGGCAAGGTCGCCGGCCGCATCGTGTTGGAAGCCTGA
- the phnX gene encoding phosphonoacetaldehyde hydrolase — protein MQLKAVVFDWAGTIIDFGSRAPMGVFVEAFRQFGVAISIAEARGPMGRAKRDHIATLMAEPRIAAAWRETHGHLPTEADIDRLYDVFIPLNVKVAADFAELIPGAADIVAKLRARGLKIGSTTGYTREIMAPILPLAAAQGYAPDNLVCAGDLAEGRPSPLMMYRCFADLGVYPPASVVKVDDTVPGIEEGLAAGTWTVGIAASGNETGLSLAEWQALSKPERERIVAPARDKLEAAGAHVVIDTVADLLPVIESIDRLMAEGEAP, from the coding sequence ATGCAGCTGAAAGCCGTGGTCTTCGACTGGGCCGGAACCATCATCGATTTCGGCTCAAGGGCGCCGATGGGCGTCTTCGTCGAGGCGTTCCGGCAGTTCGGAGTCGCGATATCGATCGCCGAAGCGCGCGGCCCTATGGGCCGGGCCAAACGCGACCATATCGCCACCCTGATGGCCGAACCGCGCATCGCGGCAGCCTGGCGCGAGACCCATGGCCATCTGCCGACCGAAGCCGATATCGACCGGCTCTATGACGTCTTCATTCCGCTGAATGTGAAGGTCGCGGCCGATTTCGCCGAACTGATCCCCGGCGCCGCCGACATCGTGGCCAAGCTCAGGGCGCGCGGGCTGAAGATCGGCTCGACCACCGGCTATACCCGCGAGATTATGGCGCCGATCCTGCCGCTGGCGGCGGCGCAAGGCTATGCGCCCGACAATCTCGTCTGCGCCGGCGACCTCGCCGAAGGCCGGCCGAGCCCGCTCATGATGTACCGCTGCTTCGCTGATCTCGGCGTCTATCCGCCGGCCTCCGTGGTCAAGGTGGACGATACGGTTCCCGGCATCGAGGAGGGCTTGGCTGCCGGCACCTGGACAGTCGGCATTGCCGCCTCCGGCAACGAGACAGGCCTGTCGCTGGCCGAATGGCAGGCCCTGTCGAAGCCAGAGCGCGAGCGGATCGTGGCCCCTGCCCGCGACAAGCTGGAAGCAGCCGGCGCCCATGTCGTCATCGACACGGTTGCCGATCTCCTGCCGGTCATCGAGAGCATCGACCGCCTGATGGCCGAGGGGGAAGCGCCCTAA
- the hpxZ gene encoding oxalurate catabolism protein HpxZ yields the protein MIINDPAVLAEVTAAFQRYETALTSNDVETLDALFWVSPQTIRYGITENLYGHDEIAAFRAGRSPVGLMRTIDRTVITTYGQDMATASTLFFRQSAPGKVGRQMQTWMRTPEGWRVVAAHVSFLVQPTG from the coding sequence ATGATCATCAACGACCCCGCCGTGCTGGCCGAGGTGACCGCCGCCTTCCAGCGCTACGAGACGGCGCTGACCTCCAACGATGTCGAGACGCTCGATGCGCTGTTCTGGGTGAGCCCGCAGACGATCCGCTACGGCATTACCGAGAACCTCTACGGCCATGACGAGATCGCCGCCTTCCGCGCCGGGCGCTCGCCGGTCGGATTGATGCGCACGATCGACCGCACGGTGATCACGACCTATGGGCAGGACATGGCGACGGCGTCGACGCTGTTCTTCCGCCAGTCGGCGCCGGGCAAGGTCGGTCGTCAGATGCAGACCTGGATGCGAACGCCCGAGGGCTGGCGGGTGGTGGCCGCCCACGTCAGCTTCCTGGTCCAGCCCACGGGCTGA
- a CDS encoding AtzE family amidohydrolase — MADQLAGLSATDIAEGVRSGRFTARAVTEAHLARIASHDLMLGAFTSVTRARALKQADAIDARRAAGEALGPLAGVPYAVKNLFDVAGVATLAGSKINADDPPAARDATLVERLTSADAVLLGALNMGEYAYDFTGENAHFGPSRNPHDSSRMSGGSSGGSGTATAAGFAAVTLGSDTNGSIRVPSSLCGLFGLKPTFGRLSRARSFPFVTSFDHLGPLARSTADCAAFYDAMSGYDADDPACQDRPAEPLSPQVSAGIGGLKVAKAVGYFRQGASPEALAAVDLVAKALAASEIDIPDAARARAAAYVITNSEGATLHLQRLRERPQDFDPDTRDRFFAGALLPAAYVNMAQRFRQSFRGTMRSLFSGVDVILAPATPTVAPLIGQKTFELDGVTLPVRANLGIYTQPFSFVGLPVMTVPVWLEGSALPIGVQVVTAAWREDIAVRVAGHLEAQGLVRSKVAHLGA, encoded by the coding sequence ATGGCCGATCAGCTTGCCGGCCTCTCCGCCACCGATATCGCCGAGGGCGTCCGCTCCGGACGCTTCACGGCACGGGCTGTCACCGAGGCGCATCTCGCCAGGATCGCCAGCCACGATCTGATGCTGGGCGCCTTTACGTCGGTCACCCGGGCGCGCGCCCTGAAACAGGCCGATGCCATCGATGCCAGACGTGCGGCTGGCGAGGCGCTCGGCCCGCTTGCCGGTGTGCCCTATGCGGTGAAGAACCTGTTCGACGTTGCCGGGGTCGCCACGCTCGCCGGCTCGAAGATCAATGCCGACGATCCGCCCGCCGCGCGGGATGCAACTCTGGTGGAGCGACTGACGAGCGCCGACGCGGTGCTGCTCGGGGCGCTCAACATGGGCGAATATGCCTATGATTTCACAGGTGAAAACGCCCATTTTGGTCCCTCCCGCAACCCGCATGATTCCTCGCGCATGTCTGGGGGGTCGTCAGGCGGGTCAGGGACTGCGACCGCCGCGGGCTTTGCCGCGGTCACGCTTGGCTCCGATACCAATGGTTCGATCCGGGTGCCGTCCTCGCTCTGCGGCCTGTTCGGTCTGAAGCCGACCTTCGGCCGGCTGTCGCGGGCGCGCAGCTTTCCGTTTGTGACGAGTTTCGACCATCTGGGCCCGCTCGCCCGCTCCACCGCCGATTGCGCGGCCTTCTATGACGCGATGTCGGGCTACGACGCCGACGATCCCGCCTGTCAGGACCGCCCCGCCGAGCCGCTGTCACCCCAGGTCTCTGCTGGGATCGGTGGGCTGAAGGTCGCCAAGGCGGTCGGCTATTTCCGGCAGGGGGCGAGCCCCGAGGCGCTGGCGGCGGTCGATCTGGTCGCCAAGGCGCTGGCGGCAAGCGAGATCGACATTCCCGATGCCGCCCGCGCCCGGGCCGCAGCCTATGTGATCACCAATTCGGAAGGTGCCACGCTGCACCTGCAGCGCTTGCGCGAGCGTCCGCAGGATTTCGACCCCGATACCCGCGACCGGTTCTTCGCCGGGGCCCTTCTGCCGGCAGCCTATGTCAACATGGCGCAGCGGTTCAGGCAGAGCTTTCGTGGAACAATGCGGAGCCTGTTCTCCGGCGTGGACGTGATCCTGGCACCTGCCACGCCGACGGTCGCGCCGCTGATCGGTCAGAAGACGTTCGAGCTCGATGGCGTCACCTTGCCGGTGCGCGCCAATCTCGGCATCTATACCCAGCCCTTCTCCTTCGTTGGCCTCCCGGTCATGACGGTGCCGGTCTGGCTCGAAGGGTCCGCCCTGCCGATCGGCGTGCAGGTTGTCACAGCCGCCTGGCGCGAGGACATCGCGGTGCGTGTCGCCGGTCATCTCGAAGCCCAGGGCCTCGTCCGATCCAAAGTCGCCCATCTCGGAGCCTGA
- a CDS encoding DUF4089 domain-containing protein, translating to MTLPDVSPDDAERLIDALAPVMGLTILPEQRPAVVFNLQVAIRLARLCEGEGLADHLEAAPVFEA from the coding sequence ATGACCCTGCCGGATGTTTCACCTGACGATGCCGAACGGCTGATCGATGCTCTGGCGCCGGTCATGGGTCTGACGATCCTTCCCGAACAGCGCCCTGCCGTCGTGTTCAACCTGCAGGTCGCGATCCGCCTGGCGCGGCTCTGCGAGGGCGAAGGGCTCGCCGATCATCTCGAAGCTGCTCCCGTGTTCGAGGCGTGA
- the serA gene encoding phosphoglycerate dehydrogenase, producing MSVALSLPKDRIKILLLEGISDTAVSILEHAGYTSIERVPKALDGASLAKAVRGVHLLGIRSRSQITPEILAASDRLIAIGCFSVGTNQVDLVAANRAGIPVFNAPFSNTRSVAELTIAEIVMLFRRIFPKSVKAHDGAWDKSAVASFELRGKTLGIVGYGNIGSQLAVLAEAMGMRVIYFDHTDKLRHGNVEPAADLTDLLARSDVVSLHLPETPGTQGMIGRAQIAAMKKGAYLINNARGTILDLDALADALKAGHLGGAAVDVFPVEPSSNADRFVTPLQGLDNVILTPHVGGSTEEAQERIGAEVARKFIDYSDVGSTTGAVNFPQVQLPVRPAGTRFIQVQRNLPGELRRLNDVFAARSINIAAQYYQTDGDVGYVVLDADGSVEDAEGLLDHIRDLPGTIRARLLYRGG from the coding sequence ATGTCCGTCGCGTTGTCGCTCCCCAAAGACCGCATCAAGATTCTCCTGCTGGAAGGCATTTCCGACACGGCAGTGAGCATCCTGGAGCATGCCGGATACACGTCGATCGAGCGGGTGCCGAAGGCGCTGGACGGAGCCTCGCTCGCCAAGGCTGTGCGGGGTGTCCACCTGCTTGGGATACGCTCGCGGTCGCAGATCACGCCCGAGATTCTGGCAGCCAGCGACCGGTTGATCGCCATCGGCTGTTTCTCGGTCGGCACCAATCAGGTGGATCTGGTGGCGGCAAACCGCGCGGGAATCCCGGTTTTCAACGCGCCCTTCTCCAACACGCGCAGTGTGGCCGAGCTCACGATCGCCGAGATCGTCATGCTGTTCCGCCGCATCTTCCCGAAATCCGTCAAGGCGCATGACGGCGCCTGGGACAAGTCGGCCGTTGCCTCATTCGAACTGCGCGGCAAGACGCTGGGCATTGTCGGCTATGGCAATATCGGATCCCAACTCGCCGTCCTCGCGGAAGCGATGGGCATGCGGGTGATCTATTTCGACCACACCGACAAGCTGCGCCATGGCAATGTCGAACCGGCCGCCGACCTGACGGACCTGCTCGCGCGCTCCGATGTCGTCTCGCTGCATCTGCCGGAGACCCCGGGCACGCAGGGCATGATTGGCCGCGCCCAGATCGCCGCCATGAAGAAGGGCGCCTATCTCATCAACAATGCGCGCGGCACCATCCTTGACCTCGACGCGCTCGCCGACGCCCTGAAGGCCGGCCATCTCGGCGGCGCCGCCGTCGACGTCTTCCCGGTCGAGCCGTCGTCCAATGCCGACCGCTTCGTGACCCCGCTGCAGGGCCTCGACAACGTCATCCTCACTCCGCATGTCGGCGGCTCGACCGAGGAGGCGCAGGAGCGCATCGGTGCCGAGGTCGCGCGTAAGTTCATCGATTATTCGGACGTAGGTTCGACGACCGGCGCGGTCAACTTCCCGCAGGTGCAGCTGCCGGTCAGGCCCGCGGGCACGCGCTTCATCCAGGTGCAGCGCAATCTGCCGGGCGAACTCCGGCGCCTGAACGACGTGTTCGCCGCCCGCAGCATCAACATCGCCGCGCAATATTATCAGACCGATGGCGATGTCGGTTATGTCGTCCTCGACGCCGACGGATCGGTGGAGGACGCCGAAGGACTGCTCGATCACATCCGGGATCTGCCCGGAACGATTCGCGCCCGTTTGCTCTATCGTGGAGGCTGA